The Geobacter sp. AOG2 genome includes a window with the following:
- a CDS encoding antibiotic biosynthesis monooxygenase, with amino-acid sequence MKGRDMICVIFEVWPKKDGKAEYLAIAARLREFLSNRPGFISIERFQSLREIWGHNA; translated from the coding sequence ATGAAAGGAAGAGACATGATTTGTGTAATATTTGAAGTTTGGCCTAAAAAAGATGGAAAAGCTGAATACCTGGCTATTGCCGCTCGACTGCGAGAGTTCTTATCCAACCGCCCAGGCTTTATTTCCATTGAGCGGTTTCAAAGTCTGAGGGAAATATGGGGACATAATGCCTAA
- a CDS encoding helix-turn-helix domain-containing protein has translation MSDYLIWKNLDLHNSDRPIVVLKKNYSDGASTGWHSHPRGQLLYAIEGVMLVQSAEGSWVVPSNRALWITAGLNHEVKMSGDVKMRTVYIDEVKIEALPEKTCVINVSPLLRELIVAAVQVSQSYSEESRDGRLMRLLVDELRISDVLSLHLPMPHDVRIKFICESLIDQPSDSYTAAQWSRQLGVTTKTVHRLFLKETGMTFSQWREQARLLYALRKIASGERIIDIAFDCGYASQSAFTAMFRRHFGITPSNFYR, from the coding sequence ATGTCAGACTATCTTATCTGGAAAAATCTTGATCTGCACAATTCAGATCGCCCAATTGTGGTACTGAAGAAGAACTATTCTGACGGTGCTTCAACAGGATGGCATTCCCACCCACGAGGGCAGCTTCTTTATGCAATTGAAGGTGTAATGCTCGTGCAGTCGGCTGAGGGGTCATGGGTGGTGCCATCGAATCGAGCGTTATGGATTACAGCTGGCCTTAACCATGAAGTGAAAATGTCCGGTGATGTGAAGATGCGCACTGTCTACATTGACGAGGTAAAGATCGAGGCACTTCCGGAGAAGACTTGCGTTATAAACGTCTCGCCGCTGTTACGTGAACTCATTGTGGCAGCGGTTCAAGTATCGCAGAGCTATTCGGAAGAAAGTAGAGATGGGCGGCTTATGCGCCTACTGGTCGATGAGTTGCGAATATCTGATGTGTTGTCTCTCCATCTTCCCATGCCACATGATGTGCGCATTAAATTTATCTGTGAATCACTGATTGATCAACCTTCTGATTCCTACACTGCCGCCCAATGGTCAAGGCAATTGGGAGTGACAACCAAAACCGTGCATCGGCTTTTTCTGAAAGAAACTGGCATGACCTTCTCTCAATGGCGTGAACAGGCCAGACTTTTGTATGCGCTTCGTAAAATTGCCAGTGGTGAGCGGATTATTGATATTGCCTTTGATTGTGGTTATGCAAGTCAAAGTGCATTTACTGCTATGTTCCGGCGACATTTTGGCATAACTCCGTCGAACTTCTATCGCTAG
- a CDS encoding MFS transporter, translating into MANESTNLDRSVSISPDAVSGNQIQKLAISILGAVTFAHLLNDLIQAVLPAIYPMLKSKFSLGFTQIGWISLVYQITASLLQPWIGLYTDKHPKPYLLPMGMLTTLVGLGLLSLASTYPMLLVASVFIGVGSSTFHPEASRVARLASGGRFGTAQSTFQVGGNTGSAIGPLMVAAIVIPHGQAAIGWFMLFALLAIVVLFKITGWRLRHHLTLTAATGKTLSSHLSQNTIIRALVVIAVLMFAKFVYIAAFTNYFTFYLIQRFGLPIQESQLYLFAFLAAIAAGTFAGGPVGDKIGRKAVIWVSFLGVAPFALLLPHANLFWTAILAIAIGLIMSSAFSALVVYAQETVPGRVGMVSGVMFGLMFGIGGIAAAGLGSLADVYGIVWVYKHCAYLPLLGVVTAFLPSTKIQQQHS; encoded by the coding sequence ATGGCAAACGAATCAACTAATCTTGACCGCAGCGTTTCAATCTCTCCAGACGCAGTTTCAGGTAATCAGATTCAAAAACTTGCCATTAGCATTCTTGGCGCAGTGACCTTCGCTCACCTGTTGAACGATCTGATACAAGCGGTGCTACCGGCAATCTACCCAATGTTGAAATCAAAGTTCTCACTTGGTTTTACACAAATCGGCTGGATTTCGTTAGTCTATCAAATCACTGCCTCCTTGCTCCAACCGTGGATCGGATTATACACAGACAAACACCCGAAACCCTATCTACTGCCGATGGGAATGTTGACGACACTCGTTGGACTTGGCTTATTGTCACTTGCCAGCACCTACCCAATGCTACTTGTGGCATCCGTGTTCATCGGCGTGGGATCGTCAACATTTCACCCAGAAGCATCCCGTGTTGCACGGTTAGCCTCAGGTGGTCGATTTGGCACGGCTCAATCAACTTTTCAGGTTGGTGGCAACACCGGTTCTGCAATTGGGCCACTTATGGTTGCAGCAATTGTAATACCGCACGGGCAAGCAGCTATTGGCTGGTTTATGCTCTTTGCACTGTTGGCAATAGTGGTGCTGTTCAAAATAACGGGTTGGAGGTTGCGGCACCATCTAACGCTGACAGCGGCCACCGGCAAAACTCTTTCTTCTCATCTTAGCCAAAACACGATCATACGTGCGCTGGTGGTGATTGCAGTCTTAATGTTTGCCAAGTTTGTTTACATAGCGGCGTTTACCAACTATTTCACCTTCTATCTGATCCAGCGTTTCGGCTTGCCGATTCAGGAGTCACAACTTTATCTATTTGCGTTTTTGGCGGCCATTGCAGCGGGAACTTTTGCGGGTGGCCCCGTGGGTGATAAAATAGGTCGCAAAGCGGTGATCTGGGTTTCCTTTCTGGGAGTAGCGCCATTTGCACTACTACTCCCACATGCGAACCTTTTCTGGACAGCTATTCTTGCCATCGCTATTGGCTTAATTATGTCATCCGCATTTTCTGCATTAGTGGTATATGCACAAGAGACAGTACCGGGTCGGGTCGGTATGGTTTCAGGCGTAATGTTTGGCCTGATGTTCGGCATCGGTGGTATTGCTGCTGCTGGATTGGGAAGTCTGGCCGATGTGTACGGAATCGTTTGGGTCTACAAACACTGTGCGTACTTGCCGTTATTGGGAGTTGTAACGGCATTTTTACCAAGCACGAAAATTCAACAGCAACACTCATGA
- a CDS encoding transposase translates to MDVFHSDADRFAYLSFLSEESARFGLDILSWCLMTNHVHFIAVPHSETSLAQGFGEAHRRYTRMKNFSQGVRGYLFQGRFSSCVLDQRHLLAAARYVAWNPVVAGMAKTPWEYPWSSACFQCGMIDYDPLVKDRTLLGLITDWREFLSSGEEEDLKLLRETTRTGRPAGDEEFVEVVEGITGRELKKKRAGRPAMPK, encoded by the coding sequence ATGGATGTATTCCATTCCGACGCGGACCGGTTCGCATACCTCTCCTTCTTATCCGAGGAGTCGGCTCGTTTCGGACTGGACATCCTGTCCTGGTGTCTCATGACAAATCACGTCCACTTCATCGCAGTACCTCACAGCGAGACATCGCTTGCCCAGGGTTTCGGAGAGGCACATCGCCGTTACACACGCATGAAAAACTTCTCCCAGGGGGTTCGCGGCTACCTGTTTCAGGGACGATTCAGTTCGTGCGTGCTCGACCAGCGGCATCTGCTGGCGGCTGCGCGTTATGTGGCATGGAATCCGGTAGTTGCCGGCATGGCGAAGACACCATGGGAATACCCTTGGTCAAGCGCCTGCTTTCAGTGCGGAATGATTGATTATGACCCTTTGGTGAAAGACCGGACGCTACTGGGATTGATAACGGATTGGCGGGAATTTCTAAGTTCAGGAGAGGAAGAGGATTTGAAACTGCTGCGCGAGACAACGCGCACAGGCAGGCCGGCGGGTGATGAAGAATTCGTTGAGGTGGTAGAGGGAATCACTGGTAGGGAGTTAAAGAAAAAGCGGGCAGGCAGGCCTGCAATGCCCAAGTAA